One genomic segment of Amycolatopsis sp. Hca4 includes these proteins:
- a CDS encoding Asp23/Gls24 family envelope stress response protein translates to MSDVINSIFGRPKNENTGSAGYAYGTVEPAPVVAEAPAESAPGTDEAAVVEETESAPEAEAAAETVEDQSEAGTDDAAEASDEEVTGADEEAVAEDTEEDSAEADVDSAEEDSAEDSAGDDDVAEDVAETDAEPEAEAVAAEEAEEPVAEAEPAAETASVTETEPAEAETVAAEPVAEAEPAAARPAAGSRGSTTIADGVVGKIVVRIAAQTAGVHSVAEDGITVELADEVAWVTIPVVIEFGHAVKALGEQIRVAVIDAVEQFLGLDVEVVDVHVTDIHFPEAD, encoded by the coding sequence ATGTCCGACGTCATCAACAGCATCTTCGGCCGCCCCAAGAACGAAAACACCGGCTCGGCCGGGTACGCCTACGGCACGGTCGAGCCGGCACCGGTGGTCGCCGAGGCGCCCGCCGAAAGCGCTCCCGGGACCGACGAGGCGGCCGTCGTCGAGGAGACGGAATCCGCACCGGAGGCCGAAGCCGCCGCGGAAACCGTGGAGGACCAGTCCGAAGCCGGCACCGACGATGCCGCCGAGGCGAGCGACGAGGAGGTCACCGGGGCCGACGAGGAGGCGGTCGCCGAGGACACCGAAGAGGACTCCGCCGAAGCGGACGTGGACTCCGCCGAGGAGGACTCCGCCGAGGACTCCGCTGGGGACGACGACGTCGCCGAGGACGTTGCCGAGACCGACGCCGAGCCGGAAGCCGAAGCCGTTGCGGCGGAGGAGGCGGAAGAGCCGGTCGCCGAAGCGGAGCCGGCGGCCGAGACCGCCTCGGTGACCGAGACCGAGCCGGCGGAAGCCGAAACCGTGGCGGCCGAACCGGTTGCCGAAGCGGAGCCGGCGGCGGCCCGCCCCGCCGCGGGATCCCGCGGCAGCACCACGATCGCCGACGGGGTGGTCGGCAAGATTGTCGTGCGGATCGCCGCGCAGACCGCGGGCGTGCACAGCGTCGCCGAGGACGGCATCACGGTCGAGCTCGCCGACGAGGTCGCCTGGGTGACGATCCCGGTGGTGATCGAGTTCGGCCACGCGGTCAAGGCGCTGGGCGAGCAGATCCGCGTCGCGGTGATCGACGCCGTCGAGCAGTTCCTCGGCCTGGACGTCGAGGTCGTCGACGTGCACGTCACGGACATCCACTTCCCCGAAGCGGACTGA
- a CDS encoding carbohydrate ABC transporter permease has product MTTATTPARAAARPPAPAVPARAKRSGLGKRLELVVLLGPALLVFAGFVLVPIGIAAFYSLFKWNGFGALDDFVGFDNYADAFNGTVFQSAIVHNLIIAGLSIVVQLPLSIGLAMLLNRKLKGRAVLRALVFAPYVLSEAITAVIWSLMLQPGAFADQVLKAVGLGGAVHQWLADPGIVLYTLFAVITWKYIGFGIILLLAGLQGVPAELREAAALDGASAWQTTRHVVLPLLGPTIRIWIFLSVIGSLQLFDIVWIMTTGGPANASTTMATYLIDHGFKRYEFGFGSAVAVILFVICFLFALLYQRFALRRDTQGALTRMVG; this is encoded by the coding sequence GTGACCACGGCGACGACTCCGGCGCGGGCGGCGGCGCGGCCGCCCGCGCCGGCGGTCCCCGCCCGGGCGAAACGCTCCGGCCTCGGCAAACGCCTGGAGCTGGTCGTGCTGCTCGGCCCGGCCCTGCTGGTGTTCGCCGGGTTCGTCCTGGTGCCGATCGGGATCGCCGCGTTCTACAGCCTGTTCAAGTGGAACGGCTTCGGCGCCCTCGACGACTTCGTGGGCTTCGACAACTACGCCGACGCGTTCAACGGCACGGTGTTCCAGAGCGCCATCGTGCACAACCTGATCATCGCCGGGTTGTCCATCGTGGTGCAGCTGCCGCTGTCGATCGGGCTGGCGATGCTGCTGAACCGGAAGCTGAAGGGCCGTGCCGTCCTGCGCGCCCTGGTCTTCGCCCCCTACGTGCTGTCCGAGGCGATCACCGCGGTCATCTGGTCGCTGATGCTGCAGCCGGGCGCGTTCGCCGACCAGGTGCTCAAGGCCGTGGGGCTGGGCGGTGCCGTCCACCAGTGGCTGGCCGACCCCGGCATCGTGCTCTACACGCTGTTCGCGGTGATCACCTGGAAGTACATCGGCTTCGGCATCATCCTGCTGCTCGCCGGCCTGCAGGGCGTGCCCGCCGAACTGCGCGAAGCCGCGGCGCTCGACGGCGCGTCGGCGTGGCAGACGACCCGGCACGTGGTGCTGCCGCTGCTCGGCCCGACCATCCGGATCTGGATCTTCCTGTCGGTGATCGGCTCGCTCCAGCTGTTCGACATCGTCTGGATCATGACCACCGGCGGTCCGGCGAACGCCTCGACGACGATGGCGACCTACCTGATCGACCACGGCTTCAAGCGCTACGAGTTCGGGTTCGGCTCCGCGGTCGCGGTGATCCTGTTCGTCATCTGCTTCCTGTTCGCCCTGCTGTACCAGCGGTTCGCGCTCCGCCGCGACACCCAGGGCGCCCTGACCAGGATGGTGGGCTGA
- a CDS encoding glycosyl hydrolase 115 family protein, with translation MLRLRANYLWPAVWGRAFAEDDPLNHATAKEYGIVMGTSHEAPMMRGIEEWNRHAVPAVRDAAGTITTPGHDPYGGTGEWSFRRNGEAIKAYWTDGIRRMAREDFEGVVTLGMRGNGDVGLPDGDGIELMQEIIAAEREILARELSTDVPQVWTLYKEVQRYWAKGLRPPDDVIVVFTDDNWGNIRKMPDLSLPPHPGGYGLYYHFDYVGGGRNYKWVDTALLANTWEQLHQAYAYGNDRLWVANVGDMKGNELPLQFFLDYAWDPAALPAERLSTWERQFAAENFGAALAAEIAGVLHDYGRLQSRRKPELLNRRITVDAAGTITYDDRMTPFSLVGYRELDRVTDEWHDLAQRALKIGARLPKAFQDAYYELVQYATQATANLYALRRAEFTNLLYAAQGRASANALAAVTEARFADDLALAEKYNTGIAGGKWKGFQTQPHIDYGDVERYGPNAPWQQPEKDNVALPDVIFPAVKRLELPAAASLGVAVDGSADAWPGAAGRPVLPEFSPYQSAPPQYVDVFNRGRTPFRCTVTTGAPWVLVEPRGGRVEEELRMTVRIDWARVPAGTTTVPITVSGAGSSVAVDAVVRNPQLPPRWRRGFIEAGGYVSMEAEHCSANVGTADVGWRRIPDLGRTGAGMTPFPVTAASRAPGTGPRLEYRMTLFTTGPVTVWAFLSPRSNVLQGDGLRYAVAFDDAEPQVVNITTATGADDTAMNRQWERTTSDNVNLTATRHVIGAPGPHVLKFWMVDPAVIVQKLVVDTGGLRASYLGPPESTRWPW, from the coding sequence ATGCTCCGGCTGCGGGCCAACTACCTCTGGCCGGCGGTGTGGGGGCGGGCGTTCGCCGAGGACGACCCGCTCAACCACGCCACGGCCAAGGAGTACGGCATCGTCATGGGCACCTCGCACGAGGCGCCGATGATGCGCGGGATCGAGGAGTGGAACCGGCACGCGGTGCCCGCGGTCCGCGACGCGGCCGGGACCATCACCACCCCGGGCCACGACCCGTACGGCGGCACGGGGGAGTGGAGCTTCCGCCGCAACGGCGAGGCCATCAAGGCCTACTGGACCGACGGGATCCGCCGGATGGCCCGCGAGGACTTCGAAGGCGTCGTCACGCTGGGCATGCGCGGCAACGGCGACGTCGGCCTGCCCGACGGCGACGGCATCGAGCTGATGCAGGAGATCATCGCCGCCGAGCGGGAGATCCTGGCGCGCGAGCTCTCGACGGACGTCCCGCAGGTCTGGACGCTCTACAAGGAAGTCCAGCGGTACTGGGCCAAGGGCCTGCGCCCGCCGGACGACGTCATCGTCGTGTTCACCGACGACAACTGGGGCAACATCCGCAAGATGCCCGACCTCTCGCTGCCACCGCACCCGGGTGGGTACGGGCTCTACTACCACTTCGACTACGTCGGCGGCGGCCGCAACTACAAGTGGGTCGATACCGCGCTGCTCGCGAACACGTGGGAGCAGCTGCACCAGGCGTACGCCTACGGCAACGACCGGCTGTGGGTGGCCAACGTCGGGGACATGAAGGGCAACGAGCTGCCGCTGCAGTTCTTCCTCGACTACGCCTGGGATCCCGCCGCGCTGCCGGCCGAGCGGCTGTCCACATGGGAGCGGCAGTTCGCCGCGGAGAACTTCGGCGCGGCCCTGGCCGCGGAGATCGCCGGGGTGCTGCACGACTACGGGCGGCTGCAGTCCCGCCGCAAGCCCGAGCTGCTCAACCGGCGCATCACCGTGGACGCCGCCGGCACCATCACCTACGACGACCGGATGACGCCGTTCAGCCTGGTCGGCTACCGGGAGCTCGACCGGGTCACCGACGAGTGGCACGACCTCGCGCAGCGGGCCTTGAAGATCGGCGCGCGGCTGCCGAAAGCCTTTCAGGACGCCTACTACGAGCTGGTGCAGTACGCGACCCAGGCGACGGCGAACCTGTACGCGCTGCGGCGCGCGGAGTTCACCAACCTGCTGTACGCGGCCCAGGGCCGGGCTTCGGCGAACGCATTGGCCGCCGTGACGGAGGCCCGCTTCGCCGACGACCTGGCGCTGGCGGAGAAGTACAACACCGGCATCGCCGGCGGGAAGTGGAAGGGCTTCCAGACCCAGCCGCACATCGACTACGGCGACGTCGAGCGCTACGGCCCGAACGCGCCGTGGCAGCAGCCGGAGAAGGACAACGTCGCCCTGCCGGACGTCATCTTCCCGGCGGTGAAACGCCTCGAGCTGCCCGCCGCCGCGTCGCTGGGGGTCGCGGTCGACGGCTCGGCGGACGCGTGGCCGGGCGCCGCGGGACGGCCGGTGCTGCCGGAGTTCAGCCCGTACCAGAGCGCACCACCGCAGTACGTCGACGTCTTCAACCGGGGCCGGACGCCGTTCCGCTGCACCGTGACGACGGGCGCGCCGTGGGTGCTCGTCGAGCCGCGGGGCGGCCGCGTGGAGGAGGAGCTGCGGATGACCGTGCGGATCGACTGGGCGCGGGTGCCTGCCGGCACCACGACCGTGCCGATCACGGTGTCGGGCGCGGGGAGTTCGGTCGCGGTGGACGCCGTCGTGCGCAACCCGCAGCTGCCGCCCCGGTGGCGGCGGGGATTCATCGAGGCCGGCGGGTACGTGTCGATGGAGGCCGAGCACTGCAGCGCCAACGTCGGCACGGCGGACGTCGGCTGGCGGCGCATCCCGGACCTCGGACGGACCGGCGCGGGGATGACCCCGTTCCCGGTGACGGCGGCGAGCCGCGCACCGGGGACGGGGCCGCGCCTGGAGTACCGGATGACGTTGTTCACCACCGGGCCGGTGACGGTGTGGGCGTTCCTGTCCCCGCGCAGCAACGTGCTCCAGGGCGACGGGCTGCGGTACGCCGTGGCGTTCGACGACGCCGAGCCGCAGGTCGTGAACATCACCACGGCGACAGGCGCGGACGACACGGCCATGAACCGCCAGTGGGAGCGGACGACGTCGGACAACGTGAACCTGACGGCGACGCGGCACGTGATCGGGGCACCGGGCCCGCACGTGCTGAAGTTCTGGATGGTCGACCCGGCGGTGATCGTGCAGAAGCTGGTGGTCGACACCGGGGGACTGCGGGCGAGCTACCTGGGACCGCCGGAGAGCACCCGGTGGCCGTGGTGA
- a CDS encoding LacI family DNA-binding transcriptional regulator, with protein MQPSSRVTIRDVAARAGVSVATVSKVINERYGVSAATLARVRAVIEELGYEASLVAQSLRNHRTNVIGILVADLEPFSTELLKGAADAIRGSGFELVVYSAGGRTGDPLGWEKRYLSRLSGTLVDGAVLVTPTVSLDVVPGTPVVAVDPHTGPSHLPTIDSDNLRGAQLATEHLLDLGHRRIAFLAGRPDLQSAELRKTGYLRALTAAGITPDEDLIRIGAYDPEISAASAHALLTGPDRPTAVFAANDISAIATVDAARELGLAVPDDLSVVGFDNVPESALCSPPLTTVDQPIREMGHRAIRMLIALINGDEVERTHVTLDTGLVVRRSTRALL; from the coding sequence ATGCAGCCCAGTTCCAGGGTGACCATCCGTGACGTCGCCGCCCGGGCCGGCGTCTCGGTGGCCACGGTTTCGAAGGTGATCAACGAGCGCTACGGCGTCTCCGCCGCGACGCTCGCCCGAGTCCGCGCCGTGATCGAAGAGCTCGGTTACGAAGCGAGCTTGGTGGCGCAGAGCCTGAGAAACCACCGGACGAACGTCATCGGCATCCTGGTCGCCGACCTGGAGCCGTTCTCGACGGAGCTGCTCAAGGGTGCGGCGGACGCCATCCGCGGCAGCGGTTTCGAACTCGTCGTCTACTCCGCGGGCGGGCGCACGGGAGACCCGTTGGGCTGGGAGAAGCGTTACCTGTCCCGGTTGAGCGGGACTCTGGTGGACGGCGCCGTGCTGGTCACCCCCACCGTTTCGCTGGACGTCGTCCCGGGCACGCCGGTCGTCGCCGTCGACCCGCACACCGGGCCGTCGCACCTGCCGACGATCGACTCCGACAACCTGCGCGGGGCGCAGCTGGCCACCGAGCACCTGCTCGACCTGGGGCACCGGCGGATCGCCTTCCTCGCCGGACGGCCGGACCTGCAGTCGGCCGAACTGCGGAAAACGGGGTACCTGCGCGCGTTGACGGCCGCCGGCATCACACCCGACGAAGACCTGATCCGGATCGGCGCGTACGACCCGGAGATCTCCGCCGCCTCGGCGCACGCCCTGCTCACCGGCCCCGACCGGCCGACCGCGGTGTTCGCCGCGAACGACATCTCGGCCATCGCGACCGTGGACGCGGCCCGCGAGCTCGGGCTGGCCGTGCCCGACGACCTTTCCGTGGTGGGCTTCGACAACGTGCCCGAGTCGGCGCTCTGCAGCCCGCCACTGACCACAGTGGACCAGCCGATCCGCGAGATGGGGCACCGGGCCATCCGCATGCTCATCGCGCTGATCAACGGCGACGAGGTCGAGCGGACCCACGTCACGCTCGACACCGGCCTGGTGGTGCGGCGCTCGACGCGCGCCCTCCTCTGA
- a CDS encoding extracellular solute-binding protein, with protein MFVKRRKTVLAALAAVVPLALAACSGGGGETPAQPSGPVTLTWWHNGTTDPIKSVWAQVVLDYQKAHPEVTIKAQPLQNEDFNTKVPLALQSAEPPDIYQSWGAGDLAGQITSGKVADITGDTKSWIEQATGKFGEKWQVDGKQYGVPFTQHFVGFWYRKDLFQQAGITTPPKTMDELNAAVTALKAKNIAPISVGGKDRWPDAFYFNYFAIRECSTAVLQQSVKAVKLEDPCWTKAGQDLKNFLDTQPFQTGFAGTPAQQGAGSSAGLVANGKAAMELQGDWEPGTMSSLTEDKDLDSKVGWFPFPTVAGGQGDPAAALGGGDGFACTTRASKACTAFLQYLVSEPVQTELAAKGTGLPVNAVAAKSLKTDVLRQVNDYGTKAPYVQMYFDRAFPTAVGAALNDAVANLFAGQGTPEGIVTAVNQAAAGNK; from the coding sequence ATGTTTGTGAAACGCCGCAAGACCGTTCTCGCCGCGCTGGCGGCCGTCGTCCCGCTCGCGCTCGCCGCGTGCAGCGGTGGTGGAGGCGAAACCCCCGCGCAGCCGAGCGGCCCGGTCACCTTGACCTGGTGGCACAACGGCACCACCGACCCGATCAAGTCGGTCTGGGCGCAGGTCGTCCTCGACTACCAGAAGGCGCACCCCGAGGTCACGATCAAGGCCCAGCCACTGCAGAACGAGGACTTCAACACGAAGGTGCCGCTCGCCCTGCAGTCGGCCGAGCCGCCGGACATCTACCAGTCCTGGGGCGCCGGCGACCTGGCCGGGCAGATCACCTCGGGCAAGGTCGCCGACATCACCGGCGACACCAAGTCGTGGATCGAGCAGGCCACCGGCAAGTTCGGCGAGAAGTGGCAGGTCGACGGCAAGCAATACGGGGTGCCGTTCACGCAGCACTTCGTCGGCTTCTGGTACCGCAAGGACCTGTTCCAGCAAGCGGGCATCACCACCCCGCCGAAGACGATGGACGAGCTGAACGCCGCCGTCACCGCGCTGAAGGCCAAGAACATCGCGCCGATCTCCGTCGGCGGCAAGGACCGCTGGCCGGATGCCTTCTACTTCAACTACTTCGCCATCCGCGAATGCTCGACCGCGGTGCTCCAGCAGTCGGTGAAGGCGGTCAAGCTCGAGGACCCGTGCTGGACGAAGGCCGGCCAGGACCTGAAGAACTTCCTGGACACGCAGCCGTTCCAGACCGGGTTCGCCGGCACGCCCGCCCAGCAGGGCGCGGGCAGCTCCGCCGGTCTCGTCGCCAACGGCAAGGCCGCGATGGAACTGCAGGGCGACTGGGAGCCCGGCACGATGTCGTCGCTGACCGAGGACAAGGACCTGGACTCGAAGGTCGGCTGGTTCCCGTTCCCGACCGTGGCGGGCGGCCAGGGCGACCCGGCGGCCGCGCTCGGCGGCGGTGACGGTTTCGCCTGCACCACCCGTGCTTCCAAGGCCTGCACGGCCTTCCTGCAGTACCTGGTCAGCGAGCCGGTGCAGACCGAGCTCGCCGCGAAGGGGACCGGCCTGCCGGTGAACGCCGTGGCCGCGAAGTCGCTGAAGACCGACGTGCTCCGGCAGGTCAACGACTACGGCACGAAGGCGCCGTACGTGCAGATGTACTTCGACCGGGCGTTCCCGACGGCGGTCGGCGCCGCGCTGAACGACGCGGTGGCCAACTTGTTCGCCGGCCAGGGCACCCCCGAAGGCATCGTGACCGCCGTCAACCAGGCCGCGGCGGGCAACAAGTGA
- a CDS encoding dihydrofolate reductase family protein: MIRLSMSMSLDGFIAGPDDRPGQELGRGGGRLFDWLDDRHGDGPSGQVYREALATGALIAGRRTYELAGRWGGDHHDGVPIHVLTHHVDPADRPPGSARYYTDVVACAEEARAAAGDRVVMVHGAGAAQALLRAGRLDEVEIHLVPVLLGEGRRLFEGTGPAGFELLRQLPDRDVLHLRYAVRR, from the coding sequence ATGATCCGCCTCTCCATGTCCATGTCGCTCGACGGCTTCATCGCGGGCCCGGACGACCGTCCGGGCCAGGAGCTGGGCCGCGGCGGCGGCCGGCTCTTCGACTGGCTGGACGACCGCCACGGCGACGGCCCCAGCGGGCAGGTCTACCGCGAGGCGCTGGCGACCGGCGCGCTGATCGCGGGCCGCCGGACCTACGAGCTGGCCGGCCGCTGGGGCGGCGACCACCACGACGGCGTGCCGATCCACGTGCTGACCCACCACGTGGACCCGGCCGACCGGCCGCCGGGCAGCGCGCGCTACTACACCGATGTCGTTGCCTGCGCTGAAGAAGCCCGCGCGGCCGCGGGCGACCGGGTCGTCATGGTGCACGGCGCGGGCGCCGCGCAGGCGCTGCTGCGGGCCGGCCGGCTGGACGAGGTGGAGATCCACCTGGTCCCGGTGCTGCTCGGCGAGGGACGCCGACTGTTCGAGGGCACCGGACCCGCCGGGTTCGAGCTGCTGCGGCAGCTGCCGGACCGCGACGTGCTGCACCTGCGGTACGCCGTGCGCCGCTGA
- a CDS encoding carbohydrate ABC transporter permease, with protein sequence MRSGKFGLSMGYLAAIVVVGVTVVPLLFVVLGGFRTNAQINSDPAGLPGPWVTDNYASVLGSSAFWTFLGNSALIAVIATALAVALGSMAGYALSRYQFKGREALYTLFTIGLLFPLTVATLPLYLWLRQLGMLESFWGVAIPEAAFSLPVTIVILRPFMHAIPGEIEDAAVLDGTTRLGFFWRILLPLSTPALTTVAVLAFVTSWNAYLLPLLVFNDSGHFTLPLGVAMFQSQFSQDTARVLAFTALSAIPALAFFVLAERRIVGGLTGSVKG encoded by the coding sequence ATGCGCTCCGGCAAGTTCGGCCTGTCGATGGGCTACCTCGCGGCGATCGTCGTCGTCGGAGTGACGGTCGTGCCGCTGCTGTTCGTCGTGCTCGGCGGGTTCCGCACCAACGCCCAGATCAACTCCGACCCGGCCGGGCTGCCGGGCCCGTGGGTGACCGACAACTACGCCTCGGTCCTGGGCTCGAGCGCGTTCTGGACGTTCCTGGGCAACAGCGCGCTGATCGCGGTCATCGCGACCGCGCTCGCGGTCGCGCTCGGGTCGATGGCCGGGTACGCCCTCTCGCGGTACCAGTTCAAGGGCCGCGAGGCGTTGTACACGCTGTTCACCATCGGCCTGCTGTTCCCGCTGACGGTGGCGACGCTGCCGCTGTACCTGTGGCTGCGCCAGCTGGGCATGCTGGAGAGCTTCTGGGGGGTGGCGATCCCCGAGGCGGCGTTCTCGCTGCCGGTGACGATCGTGATCCTGCGGCCGTTCATGCACGCGATCCCGGGCGAGATCGAGGACGCGGCCGTGCTCGACGGCACCACCAGGCTCGGGTTCTTCTGGCGCATCCTGCTGCCGCTGTCGACGCCCGCGCTGACCACGGTCGCCGTGCTGGCCTTCGTGACCAGCTGGAACGCCTACCTGCTGCCGCTGCTGGTGTTCAACGACTCCGGGCACTTCACGCTCCCGCTCGGCGTCGCGATGTTCCAGTCCCAGTTCTCCCAGGACACCGCCAGGGTGCTCGCGTTCACGGCCTTGTCGGCGATCCCGGCGCTCGCGTTCTTCGTGCTCGCCGAACGGCGCATCGTCGGCGGGCTGACCGGATCCGTGAAGGGCTGA
- a CDS encoding SGNH/GDSL hydrolase family protein: MRRPLVLAVLAALTVLFVGASARPAPSHWVATWTSMPQLTEPGNLPPAPFTGSDRVLDDATLRETAQVTVGGPRIRLRFSNAFGGSPLPLTAVSVARPAAGAAGVSGIVPGSVLPVTFHGKPSTTVPQGAQVVSDPLPFPVRSLENIAVTAYLAHGQATTSITSHPGSRTTSYLLAGNHVTDLELPGATPVDHWYFLSGVEVLSPASAVAVIGDSISDGRGSTTNGNDRWPNVLAARLPGVSVVNQAAGGNRVLQDGLGPNVLARLDRDLLATSGVSWAIVFEGVNDIGTAAPADALAVADQLIDAYDQILVRAHAQDIRVYGATITPFGGNTGYDDPTREEARQRVNAWIRQPGHFDALLDFDKVARDPASPARLLPAYDTGDHLHLNPAGYRALGSSVPAVLFRNDG; the protein is encoded by the coding sequence GTGAGACGCCCCTTGGTGCTCGCCGTCCTGGCCGCGCTGACCGTGCTCTTCGTCGGCGCGTCCGCCCGTCCCGCGCCGTCGCACTGGGTGGCGACGTGGACGTCGATGCCGCAGCTGACCGAGCCGGGGAACCTGCCGCCGGCGCCGTTCACCGGCTCCGACCGGGTGCTCGACGACGCGACCCTGCGCGAAACGGCCCAGGTCACCGTCGGCGGCCCGCGGATCCGGCTGCGGTTCTCCAACGCCTTCGGCGGCTCGCCGCTGCCGCTGACGGCCGTGTCGGTGGCGCGTCCGGCGGCCGGTGCCGCCGGTGTCTCCGGGATCGTGCCGGGCAGCGTCCTCCCGGTGACCTTCCACGGCAAGCCGTCGACGACGGTCCCGCAGGGCGCGCAGGTGGTGTCGGACCCGCTGCCCTTCCCGGTGCGGTCGCTGGAGAACATCGCCGTGACGGCCTACCTCGCGCACGGCCAGGCGACGACGTCGATCACCTCGCACCCGGGCTCGCGCACGACGTCGTACCTGCTGGCGGGCAACCACGTGACGGACCTCGAGCTGCCGGGCGCGACCCCGGTCGACCACTGGTACTTCCTCAGCGGCGTCGAGGTGCTGTCCCCGGCCTCGGCGGTGGCGGTGATCGGCGACTCGATCTCCGACGGCCGCGGCTCGACCACGAACGGCAACGACCGCTGGCCCAACGTGCTCGCCGCGCGCCTGCCCGGGGTGTCCGTGGTGAACCAGGCGGCCGGCGGCAACCGGGTGCTGCAGGACGGCCTCGGCCCGAACGTGCTGGCCCGGCTGGACCGCGATCTGCTGGCCACCAGCGGGGTTTCGTGGGCGATCGTGTTCGAGGGCGTGAACGACATCGGCACCGCGGCCCCGGCCGACGCGCTGGCCGTCGCCGACCAGCTGATCGACGCCTACGACCAGATCCTGGTCCGCGCCCACGCCCAGGACATCCGCGTGTACGGTGCCACGATCACGCCGTTCGGCGGCAACACCGGCTACGACGACCCGACGCGGGAGGAAGCACGTCAGCGGGTGAACGCGTGGATCCGCCAGCCGGGCCACTTCGACGCGCTGCTGGACTTCGACAAGGTGGCCCGTGATCCTGCTTCGCCGGCCCGGCTGCTGCCGGCCTACGACACCGGGGACCACCTGCACCTCAACCCGGCGGGCTACCGGGCCCTCGGCTCGAGTGTTCCGGCCGTCCTTTTCCGGAACGACGGGTAG